In Blautia wexlerae DSM 19850, a single window of DNA contains:
- a CDS encoding cation-translocating P-type ATPase — MKEIYQQTVEEVLDHVESRESGLTSEQVERSRENCGWNELAEGKKKSILQIFFEQYKDFLVLILIASAVISGMLGDVESAAVIVIVITINAILGTVQTVKAEQSLQSLKKLSGPEAKVLRDGVAVQLPARELVVGDVILLEAGDMIPADGRLIENASLKVDESALTGESLAVEKSMDTILAEAPLGDRTNMLFSGSFVTYGRGKAVVTDVGMQTEVGKIAGLLKSTSEKQTPLQANLDDFGKKLSILILIFCGILFAINVFRGEKISSAFMFAVALAVAAIPEALSSIVTIVLSFGTQKMAKEHAIIRKLQAVEGLGSVSVICSDKTGTLTQNKMTVEDYYIDGKRISAAAIDAADPAQRCLLDYSILCNDSTNENGVEIGDPTETALINLGSRCGIEAADVRNLYPREGELPFDSDRKMMSTLHRIDGENRMIVKGAVDRLLELTERIWTKDGVREITEADKEKIQMQNQDFSMEGLRVLAFTYREIPENHILTMEDEKHLVFLGLIAMMDPPREESKAAVAECIKAGIRPVMITGDHKITAAAIAKRIGILHDLSEACEGADIENMSDEQLREFVPNISVYARVSPEHKIRIVRAWQEKGMIVAMTGDGVNDAPALKQADIGVAMGVTGTEVAKDAAAMVLTDDNFATIVKAVENGRNLYQNIKYAIQFLLSGNFGAILAVLCASLAGLPVPFAPVHLLFINLLTDSLPAIALGVEPHSSEVMNEKPRSADESILTKDFLGKIGLEGFVIGVMTMIGFLTGYYQNGALLGSTYAFGTLCLARLFHGFNCKSDHPVIFTKRFFNNKWLQGAFALGSVLITAVLTVPGLHFLFKVETLNLMQLGCVYLYAFASLPIIQMLKWIRMKLRKRGER; from the coding sequence ATGAAGGAAATCTATCAACAAACAGTAGAAGAAGTTCTGGATCACGTGGAAAGCAGGGAATCAGGGCTTACCAGTGAACAGGTTGAAAGATCCAGAGAGAACTGTGGATGGAATGAGCTTGCAGAAGGAAAGAAAAAAAGTATTTTACAGATTTTCTTTGAACAGTATAAGGATTTTCTGGTGCTGATATTAATTGCATCGGCAGTGATATCCGGTATGCTTGGAGATGTGGAAAGCGCAGCGGTTATCGTGATCGTTATTACGATTAATGCGATTTTGGGAACCGTACAGACAGTAAAGGCTGAGCAGTCTTTGCAGAGTTTAAAGAAGCTTTCCGGACCGGAAGCAAAAGTATTGCGTGATGGTGTGGCTGTCCAGCTCCCTGCAAGAGAACTGGTTGTGGGGGATGTGATTCTGCTTGAAGCAGGTGATATGATTCCGGCAGATGGAAGACTGATTGAAAATGCAAGTCTTAAGGTGGATGAAAGTGCTCTTACCGGTGAAAGTCTTGCGGTTGAAAAGAGCATGGACACTATTTTGGCAGAAGCACCACTTGGCGATCGGACAAATATGCTGTTTTCCGGAAGCTTTGTTACATATGGGCGTGGCAAAGCAGTTGTAACAGATGTAGGTATGCAGACAGAGGTTGGAAAGATTGCGGGACTTCTGAAATCGACTTCTGAAAAACAAACGCCACTTCAGGCAAATCTGGATGATTTTGGGAAAAAGCTTTCGATTCTGATACTGATATTTTGCGGAATTCTGTTTGCAATCAATGTATTTCGTGGTGAGAAGATCAGCAGTGCATTTATGTTTGCAGTAGCGCTTGCAGTTGCAGCAATCCCGGAAGCGTTAAGCTCTATTGTGACAATCGTTCTTTCTTTTGGAACACAGAAGATGGCAAAGGAGCACGCAATCATTCGTAAGCTTCAGGCTGTGGAAGGCCTTGGGAGTGTATCTGTTATCTGTTCGGATAAGACAGGAACGCTCACACAGAACAAAATGACAGTAGAAGATTATTATATTGATGGAAAAAGGATTTCAGCAGCTGCAATTGATGCAGCAGATCCGGCACAGAGATGTCTTTTGGATTACAGTATTTTATGTAATGATTCAACAAATGAAAATGGAGTGGAGATCGGAGATCCGACGGAAACGGCATTGATCAATCTGGGCAGCAGATGCGGAATAGAGGCTGCCGATGTAAGAAATCTTTATCCAAGAGAAGGAGAGCTTCCTTTTGATAGTGACCGTAAGATGATGTCAACACTTCACAGAATCGATGGCGAGAACAGGATGATTGTAAAAGGTGCTGTTGACAGGCTTCTGGAACTGACAGAGAGGATTTGGACAAAGGATGGAGTCCGGGAAATTACAGAAGCAGATAAAGAAAAGATCCAGATGCAGAATCAGGATTTTTCGATGGAAGGGTTACGGGTACTGGCGTTTACTTATCGTGAAATTCCGGAGAATCATATATTGACGATGGAAGATGAGAAACATCTGGTATTTCTTGGCCTGATTGCTATGATGGATCCGCCCAGGGAAGAATCAAAGGCTGCAGTTGCAGAATGTATAAAAGCGGGAATCAGACCGGTCATGATAACGGGAGATCATAAGATCACAGCAGCGGCAATTGCAAAGAGAATTGGAATCTTACATGATCTGTCGGAGGCATGCGAGGGTGCTGATATTGAAAATATGAGTGATGAGCAGCTGAGGGAATTTGTTCCGAATATTTCTGTGTATGCAAGAGTGTCACCTGAGCACAAGATCCGTATCGTCCGTGCATGGCAGGAGAAAGGGATGATCGTGGCAATGACCGGAGACGGTGTGAATGATGCTCCGGCATTGAAGCAGGCAGACATTGGTGTCGCAATGGGAGTGACTGGAACCGAGGTTGCAAAGGATGCCGCAGCAATGGTACTTACAGATGATAATTTTGCAACAATTGTAAAAGCAGTGGAAAATGGGCGAAATTTATATCAGAATATCAAGTATGCGATCCAGTTTCTTTTGTCAGGAAACTTTGGCGCGATTCTGGCAGTTCTTTGTGCATCGCTTGCAGGACTTCCGGTTCCCTTTGCACCGGTGCATCTGCTGTTTATCAATCTTTTGACAGACAGCCTTCCGGCAATCGCACTGGGTGTGGAGCCTCATAGCAGTGAGGTGATGAATGAGAAACCAAGATCTGCAGACGAGTCAATACTGACAAAAGATTTTCTTGGTAAGATCGGGCTGGAAGGTTTTGTGATCGGTGTGATGACAATGATTGGATTTTTGACAGGATATTACCAGAATGGTGCATTGCTGGGAAGTACCTACGCTTTCGGAACACTTTGCCTGGCACGTTTGTTTCATGGATTTAACTGCAAATCGGATCATCCGGTTATCTTTACAAAACGTTTCTTTAATAATAAATGGCTTCAGGGAGCATTTGCACTTGGGTCAGTACTTATTACAGCAGTACTGACGGTTCCTGGACTTCATTTTCTGTTTAAAGTGGAGACGTTGAACCTGATGCAGCTTGGATGCGTATATCTGTATGCGTTTGCCAGCCTTCCGATTATTCAGATGCTTAAATGGATACGCATGAAATTAAGAAAAAGAGGGGAAAGATAG
- a CDS encoding transglutaminase domain-containing protein produces MEQYYYNHMNKAQQAAYHSILSGVKNLADEFQIPALEGEELYNVFFQMRLDHPEIFWVSSYKYRYYKDSPNLIFIPEYLFDKKKICEHQKAMTARVEKLIRPAQKLSEWEKEKYVHDFICENIRYDKLKKSYSHEIIGPLGQGVGVCEGIAKAVKVLLDALGVWCVIAICGNNPEKGIKYRHTWNIVKIGGTYYHLDATFDNTLGKDRETSEIRYDYFNLDDSQIFRDHEPLIAPAPHCGDHEHFYYKEKKLSFTKKEDVYKRSLQAAKKGRVLIFHWRGGYLTKEVLKELLELIRKAGDEKDKTAMVSINWPQAVIRVQYTDMQVQESVTIEEANEGEKE; encoded by the coding sequence ATGGAGCAATATTATTACAACCATATGAATAAGGCGCAGCAGGCTGCATATCACAGCATTCTTAGCGGTGTGAAAAACCTGGCGGATGAATTTCAGATTCCGGCATTAGAGGGAGAAGAACTTTATAATGTATTTTTTCAGATGCGTCTGGATCATCCGGAGATATTTTGGGTGAGCAGTTATAAATACCGGTATTATAAAGACTCTCCGAATCTGATTTTTATTCCGGAGTATCTTTTTGATAAAAAGAAGATTTGCGAACATCAAAAGGCTATGACTGCCAGAGTTGAGAAGCTGATTCGTCCGGCTCAGAAGCTGTCTGAGTGGGAGAAAGAGAAGTATGTACATGATTTTATCTGTGAAAATATCCGCTATGACAAACTGAAAAAATCATATTCCCATGAAATTATCGGACCGTTGGGGCAAGGAGTTGGTGTTTGTGAGGGAATTGCAAAAGCAGTAAAGGTTTTGTTAGATGCACTGGGAGTCTGGTGTGTGATTGCAATCTGTGGAAATAATCCTGAGAAGGGAATTAAGTATCGCCACACATGGAATATTGTAAAAATAGGAGGTACATATTATCATCTGGATGCGACCTTTGATAATACCCTGGGAAAAGATCGTGAAACTTCTGAAATCCGCTATGATTATTTCAATCTGGATGATTCACAGATTTTCAGGGATCATGAGCCTCTTATTGCGCCGGCGCCTCACTGCGGTGATCATGAGCACTTTTACTATAAGGAGAAGAAGCTTTCTTTTACTAAGAAAGAGGATGTGTATAAACGTTCTTTGCAGGCGGCGAAGAAAGGCAGGGTACTTATTTTTCACTGGAGAGGCGGCTATCTGACAAAGGAAGTACTGAAGGAATTGCTGGAACTTATCCGGAAAGCAGGAGATGAGAAAGACAAAACAGCAATGGTCAGCATAAACTGGCCGCAGGCAGTTATTCGTGTTCAGTATACGGATATGCAGGTACAGGAGAGTGTGACAATAGAGGAAGCGAATGAGGGGGAAAAGGAGTAA
- a CDS encoding DUF6783 domain-containing protein, whose protein sequence is MLQIVTSVPTNCDAHFTESIFQTHSIDCLLSKAFRYYQYNIVIAHILLSR, encoded by the coding sequence ATGCTTCAGATAGTAACGAGTGTACCAACAAATTGTGACGCACATTTTACAGAAAGCATTTTTCAAACACACTCTATTGATTGCTTGTTATCTAAAGCATTTAGATATTATCAGTATAACATAGTTATTGCGCACATTCTACTGTCACGTTGA
- a CDS encoding MATE family efflux transporter: MSKKEISFTEGPVFQSLLRFAIPVLGALILQAAYGAVDLLIVGKFGNASSISAVGTGSSFMQMATFIITSLAMGSTVIIGHHIGEQKPKEAGNAVGTTIILFLIIAVIMTFVLEFAAGGIAHLLQAPAESFDKTILYIRICSAGIVIIIAYNVISGVLRGVGNANLPLLFVGIACVINILGDLLLVGVFHMDVAGAAIATVFAQFVSVVCSVVVLRKQDMPIEFSREQCRIYKEELGKILNVGIPIALQETTVQISFLVVNSVINQMGLMPSAGYGIAQKIVSFIMLVPSSIMQSVSAFVAQNIGAGKKSRAWKGFYTAIITGCSVGIIIFMVGFFGGGVLSSFFTNDSEVIAQSAAYLKGFSADCILTCVLFSSIGYFNGCGKSIPVMIQGITSAFCIRIPVSIIMSRLPETSLTYVGMATPITTVYGIIFFVICFRLLNKNSAK; this comes from the coding sequence ATGTCGAAAAAAGAAATAAGTTTTACAGAAGGACCTGTGTTCCAATCTTTGCTTCGGTTTGCCATTCCCGTGCTTGGAGCATTGATCCTGCAGGCTGCGTATGGCGCAGTTGATTTGCTGATTGTTGGAAAATTCGGAAATGCCTCGAGTATTTCCGCAGTAGGAACAGGAAGTTCCTTTATGCAGATGGCTACTTTTATCATTACAAGTCTTGCAATGGGCTCCACCGTAATAATCGGGCATCACATCGGAGAACAAAAACCAAAAGAAGCAGGAAATGCGGTCGGAACTACGATCATTCTTTTTCTGATCATTGCTGTCATCATGACATTTGTACTGGAATTTGCCGCCGGAGGAATTGCGCATCTTTTACAGGCACCGGCTGAATCCTTTGACAAAACAATTCTTTATATCAGAATCTGTTCTGCCGGTATCGTTATTATCATTGCATACAATGTAATCAGCGGTGTGCTGCGAGGTGTGGGAAATGCAAACCTTCCACTTCTATTCGTAGGAATTGCCTGTGTCATAAATATTCTGGGAGATTTGCTTCTGGTTGGAGTATTTCACATGGATGTTGCGGGTGCCGCCATTGCCACTGTATTTGCACAGTTTGTCTCTGTCGTCTGTTCTGTCGTTGTATTAAGAAAGCAGGATATGCCTATAGAATTTTCCAGAGAACAATGTCGGATTTATAAAGAAGAGCTTGGAAAAATATTAAACGTAGGTATACCGATCGCACTTCAGGAGACAACGGTTCAGATTTCATTTCTTGTCGTAAATTCTGTTATCAATCAGATGGGTCTGATGCCATCTGCCGGATATGGAATTGCACAGAAAATCGTTTCCTTTATTATGCTGGTTCCGTCCTCTATCATGCAGAGTGTATCAGCATTTGTTGCGCAGAATATCGGTGCCGGAAAGAAAAGCCGGGCATGGAAGGGTTTTTACACTGCAATTATTACCGGATGTTCCGTTGGAATCATCATCTTTATGGTAGGATTCTTCGGAGGCGGAGTATTATCCTCTTTCTTTACCAATGATTCCGAGGTAATCGCGCAGAGCGCCGCTTACCTGAAAGGTTTCTCTGCCGACTGTATACTGACTTGTGTACTTTTCAGCAGTATCGGATATTTTAATGGCTGTGGAAAAAGTATTCCTGTTATGATCCAGGGAATCACTTCCGCATTCTGCATCCGAATTCCGGTATCTATCATTATGTCGAGATTACCGGAAACATCTCTGACTTATGTTGGAATGGCGACACCTATCACAACTGTATATGGAATTATCTTTTTTGTAATCTGTTTCCGGCTGTTAAATAAAAACTCAGCCAAATAA
- a CDS encoding alpha/beta fold hydrolase yields the protein MEIIHENEYLYKMNDEIEPYLATHRQEGYISGAEDHLHRKDTGIVGKIHVQRYLAEKPKGVIIISHGFTEAAPKYEEMIYYFLKAGYHVYMPEHMGHGQSYCLTADPSLVHIDTWKRYVRDFLKICHVIKKTYPELPLVLFAHSMGGAIGTIAAAWEPQLFQKIILNSPMLRPLTGNVPWPLVIAIAQTKCLLGREEDYVAGQKPYDGSETFETSGCTSRPRFEKYNEMRKENKKFQVSAASYGWLLASVKMSWYIKYCGWKKLTAPVLLFQAERDDFVSVNALRKFAEKINHRGITSCEYVYLPGTRHETYRSDDRTMEMYLDKIMKFMDSGMVSDSCT from the coding sequence ATGGAAATAATACATGAGAATGAATATTTGTATAAAATGAATGATGAAATAGAACCATATCTTGCAACGCACCGTCAGGAGGGGTACATTTCTGGTGCAGAGGATCATCTGCATCGAAAAGACACGGGGATAGTGGGGAAAATTCATGTACAGCGCTACCTGGCAGAGAAGCCGAAAGGCGTGATTATAATCAGTCATGGCTTTACAGAAGCAGCGCCGAAATATGAAGAGATGATTTATTATTTTCTGAAGGCTGGATATCATGTGTATATGCCGGAACATATGGGACATGGACAAAGTTATTGCCTGACAGCAGATCCATCTCTTGTACATATAGATACCTGGAAGCGATATGTGAGAGATTTTTTGAAAATATGCCATGTAATTAAAAAAACATATCCTGAACTGCCGTTAGTTCTTTTTGCACATTCTATGGGTGGGGCGATTGGCACAATTGCAGCTGCATGGGAGCCGCAACTGTTTCAGAAGATTATATTGAATTCTCCTATGCTCCGCCCGCTCACCGGAAATGTTCCCTGGCCATTGGTGATTGCTATTGCACAGACGAAGTGCCTTTTGGGAAGGGAGGAAGACTATGTGGCTGGTCAGAAGCCTTATGATGGTAGTGAGACTTTCGAAACCAGTGGATGTACTTCCAGACCAAGATTCGAAAAATATAATGAGATGCGTAAAGAGAATAAAAAATTCCAGGTTAGTGCAGCTTCTTATGGGTGGCTTCTGGCGTCTGTAAAAATGAGTTGGTACATAAAATATTGTGGATGGAAGAAACTGACAGCACCTGTTTTGCTATTTCAGGCAGAAAGAGATGATTTTGTATCTGTAAACGCATTGAGAAAATTTGCAGAGAAAATTAATCATAGAGGAATTACTTCCTGCGAATATGTTTACCTGCCGGGAACCAGACATGAGACCTACCGCAGCGATGACAGGACGATGGAAATGTATTTAGATAAGATTATGAAGTTTATGGATTCAGGCATGGTATCTGACAGTTGTACGTGA
- a CDS encoding MFS transporter produces MKKLTTGKIWQFAAGQFGWAMLSGIISNWLVYFYQPDKTAISQGQTVFIPQGLVVFGIFTIIGGITAFGRIFDAFTDPMIASLSDRCTSKNGRRIPFLKWASLPLALSTVLVFWSPVNKNSWINGVFLLIMILAYYLSITAYCTPYNALIPELGHTQQERLNISTVISFTFIAGTAVAYLAPTIWGMFIPAFGRVGAIRMTFTLMAAIAFICMLVPVFCIREKDYVDTVPAKESAFGSLAATFKNGEFRKFVASDIFYWIALTMFQTGLPFFVTSLLKLPETMTTLYFVGMTALSLVFYIPVNKLTPKLGKKKMILFAFAVFSLAYFYTGFMGKMSFIPASVQGLILTVVAALPMAIFGILPQAVVADISQSDSITSGSNREGMFYAARTFAFKLGQSISMLIFTAVSTIGAAEGTGYRVAAFGAAVFCCIGGIILVFYNEKKINGIINRHQ; encoded by the coding sequence GTGAAAAAGTTAACAACAGGGAAAATATGGCAGTTTGCAGCCGGACAGTTTGGATGGGCGATGTTGTCCGGGATTATTTCTAACTGGCTTGTATATTTTTATCAGCCGGATAAGACAGCCATCAGTCAGGGACAGACAGTGTTCATTCCACAGGGGCTGGTGGTCTTTGGCATATTTACTATTATTGGCGGAATTACAGCTTTCGGAAGGATTTTTGATGCTTTTACAGATCCAATGATCGCCTCTTTATCTGACAGATGTACGTCAAAGAATGGGCGAAGAATTCCGTTCCTGAAATGGGCATCTTTACCGCTGGCGCTTTCTACAGTACTGGTTTTCTGGTCACCGGTTAATAAAAACAGCTGGATCAATGGAGTGTTTTTGCTGATTATGATTCTGGCGTACTATCTTTCCATTACTGCGTACTGTACACCATATAATGCGCTGATTCCGGAACTTGGACATACCCAGCAGGAAAGACTTAATATTTCCACAGTCATTTCCTTTACATTTATTGCCGGAACTGCAGTGGCGTATCTGGCACCTACGATATGGGGGATGTTTATTCCTGCTTTTGGCAGAGTTGGTGCTATCCGTATGACCTTTACTTTGATGGCGGCTATAGCGTTTATCTGTATGCTTGTGCCGGTATTTTGTATCCGTGAAAAAGACTATGTAGATACGGTTCCTGCAAAAGAGTCAGCTTTTGGATCTCTTGCAGCTACTTTTAAGAATGGAGAATTTCGCAAGTTTGTGGCATCTGATATTTTCTACTGGATTGCACTTACCATGTTTCAGACAGGTCTTCCATTTTTTGTCACCAGTCTTTTGAAACTTCCGGAAACAATGACAACTTTGTATTTTGTGGGAATGACAGCGTTGTCTCTTGTATTTTATATTCCGGTAAATAAGCTTACTCCTAAACTTGGAAAGAAAAAGATGATCTTGTTTGCATTTGCAGTATTTAGCCTTGCTTATTTTTATACCGGATTTATGGGAAAAATGAGTTTTATTCCGGCATCGGTGCAGGGACTGATCCTGACAGTCGTGGCGGCTCTTCCTATGGCGATTTTCGGAATTCTTCCGCAGGCTGTTGTGGCAGATATTTCGCAGAGCGACTCGATTACATCAGGAAGCAATCGTGAAGGAATGTTTTATGCGGCGAGAACATTTGCGTTTAAACTTGGGCAGAGTATTTCTATGTTGATATTTACAGCAGTCTCGACGATAGGGGCAGCAGAGGGAACTGGTTATAGAGTTGCTGCTTTTGGGGCAGCAGTATTCTGTTGTATAGGCGGAATTATACTGGTATTTTATAATGAGAAAAAGATTAATGGGATTATTAACAGGCACCAGTGA
- a CDS encoding inositol monophosphatase family protein, which translates to MELKEKTPHTILNEIIEAAKECGQVMLQADRANFGIKDKAGKANFVTKYDCKIQEMLEKKLSEILPEAEFWGEEEDCQINRNAEYIFVVDPIDGTTNFIKDYHMSCVSIGLIRNGKRYMGVVHNPYLNETFYAISGEGAYMNGNAIHVSKDDLANSIVLFGSSPYNTELAKASFELAYEYFQKCLDIRRSGSAALDLCAIASGRAEIYFELILSPWDFAAGALIVEEAGGIVTTVEGEELPCLEKSSILARNK; encoded by the coding sequence ATGGAACTAAAGGAGAAAACTCCACATACGATATTAAATGAAATAATTGAAGCGGCAAAAGAATGCGGACAGGTTATGCTTCAGGCGGACAGGGCGAATTTTGGCATTAAGGATAAGGCAGGAAAAGCAAATTTTGTTACGAAGTATGATTGCAAAATTCAGGAAATGCTAGAAAAAAAGTTGTCTGAGATTCTTCCGGAAGCGGAGTTTTGGGGGGAAGAAGAGGATTGCCAGATTAACAGAAATGCAGAATATATTTTTGTGGTGGATCCGATTGATGGAACTACCAATTTTATTAAAGATTATCATATGAGCTGTGTATCTATTGGATTGATTCGAAATGGAAAGAGATATATGGGAGTCGTGCATAATCCGTATCTTAATGAAACTTTCTATGCGATTTCCGGTGAGGGTGCATATATGAATGGAAATGCGATTCATGTATCGAAGGATGATCTGGCAAACAGCATTGTTTTGTTTGGTTCATCACCGTATAATACGGAGCTTGCGAAGGCATCCTTTGAATTAGCTTACGAATATTTTCAAAAATGCCTTGATATCCGACGAAGCGGATCTGCAGCACTTGATTTATGTGCCATAGCATCAGGAAGAGCGGAAATTTATTTCGAGCTTATTTTATCTCCATGGGATTTTGCGGCAGGTGCACTTATTGTTGAAGAAGCAGGCGGAATTGTGACGACTGTTGAAGGAGAAGAACTTCCATGCTTGGAAAAGAGTTCGATTCTTGCAAGAAATAAGTAG
- a CDS encoding AAA family ATPase: MGRFVNPDNSAFQVALNSPIYVDKTGLLEYTNSVLNTTEAYICNCRPRRFGKSYAANMLAAYYSKGCNSEEMFSGLDISRESDFKTHLNKYDVIHLDIQWFLANCDNVDNVVAFITKSVQAELREIYPGVLPEEEISLSESLSRIKNIVGQKFIIIIDEWDVLIRDEAANKKVQEKYINFLRAMFKGTEPTKYIQLVYLTGILPIKKEKTQSALNNFDEFTMLDAGVMAPYIGFTEAEVKDLCERYHRDFEKVKYWYDGYLLEDYQVYNPKAVVSVCVRGRFRSYWSETASYEAIVPFINMNYDGLKNAIIEILSGASIKVNTAAFKNDTVNIQSKDDVLTYLIHLGYLGYNQNRRTAFVPNEEIRQELTMAVESRKWNEMITFQQESEHLLEATLDMDEEAVEEGIEKIHTEYVSNIQYNNENSLSSVLAIAYLSSMEYYFKPVRELPTGRGFADFVFIPKPEYVSSYPALVVELKWNKNVKTALQQIKEKQYPDSVLDYTGDILLVEINYDKKTKEHQCLIEKYEKL; the protein is encoded by the coding sequence ATGGGTAGATTTGTAAATCCTGATAACAGTGCATTTCAGGTGGCACTGAATTCTCCGATATATGTGGATAAAACCGGATTGTTGGAATATACAAACAGCGTACTTAATACAACAGAAGCTTATATCTGTAACTGCAGACCACGCAGGTTTGGAAAATCATATGCTGCAAATATGCTGGCCGCTTATTATAGTAAAGGCTGTAATTCCGAAGAAATGTTTTCAGGGCTGGATATAAGCAGGGAATCCGATTTTAAGACGCATCTTAATAAGTATGATGTGATTCATCTTGATATTCAGTGGTTTCTGGCAAATTGTGATAATGTGGATAATGTTGTAGCGTTTATTACGAAATCCGTACAGGCTGAATTGAGAGAGATTTACCCTGGTGTTCTGCCTGAAGAAGAGATAAGTTTGTCGGAAAGTCTTTCGCGTATTAAAAATATTGTTGGACAGAAATTTATTATAATTATTGATGAGTGGGATGTTCTGATCAGAGATGAAGCGGCAAATAAAAAAGTACAGGAAAAGTACATTAATTTTTTGCGGGCGATGTTCAAGGGAACGGAACCGACAAAATATATTCAGTTGGTGTATCTTACAGGTATTTTGCCGATAAAGAAAGAAAAAACGCAGTCTGCATTAAATAATTTTGATGAGTTTACAATGCTTGATGCAGGAGTGATGGCGCCATATATTGGATTTACAGAAGCTGAAGTGAAGGATCTTTGCGAAAGATATCACAGAGATTTTGAGAAAGTAAAATATTGGTATGATGGTTATTTGCTGGAGGACTATCAGGTATATAATCCTAAAGCAGTAGTAAGTGTTTGTGTGCGGGGCAGGTTTAGAAGTTACTGGTCTGAGACTGCTTCTTATGAAGCAATTGTTCCTTTTATCAATATGAATTATGATGGTTTGAAAAACGCTATAATTGAAATACTTTCCGGTGCTTCGATTAAAGTGAATACAGCTGCTTTCAAAAATGATACGGTGAATATACAAAGCAAAGATGATGTACTTACGTATTTGATCCATCTTGGTTATTTGGGATATAACCAGAATAGAAGAACTGCATTTGTTCCAAATGAAGAAATCCGGCAGGAATTGACAATGGCGGTTGAAAGCAGAAAATGGAATGAGATGATTACTTTTCAGCAGGAATCAGAACATTTACTGGAGGCTACGCTGGACATGGATGAAGAAGCAGTTGAAGAGGGAATTGAGAAAATCCATACAGAGTATGTTTCGAATATTCAGTATAATAATGAGAATTCTTTGAGCAGTGTACTTGCAATTGCATATCTGAGTTCAATGGAATATTATTTTAAACCAGTTCGTGAACTGCCGACAGGACGTGGGTTTGCAGACTTTGTATTTATTCCAAAACCAGAATACGTTTCCAGTTATCCGGCGCTTGTCGTAGAACTTAAATGGAATAAGAATGTCAAGACAGCATTACAGCAGATTAAGGAAAAACAATATCCGGATTCAGTTCTGGATTATACCGGAGATATTTTGCTGGTTGAGATAAACTATGACAAGAAGACAAAAGAACATCAGTGTCTGATTGAAAAGTATGAGAAATTATAA
- a CDS encoding SDR family NAD(P)-dependent oxidoreductase, producing the protein MESKQKRTALVTGGSSGIGRCTVAALSKAGYIVYEFSRRDVPVEGVKHMCVDVTDEASVQEAVGQILLERGSIEILVNCAGFGISGAVEFTELKQAKAQFDVNFFGTVNVSRAVLPSMRRQHRGHIVNISSVAAVAHIPFQAFYSASKAAVSSYSCALDNEVSPYGVRVTAVELGDIHTGFTQARQKIVLGDDEYGGRISHGVSQMEKDELSGMSPEIIGTYIARIAQKKNCAPICVAGVKYKILRFLCKILPCTLRGKIVGSIYAK; encoded by the coding sequence ATGGAATCAAAACAGAAAAGAACAGCTCTTGTCACTGGCGGAAGTTCCGGAATCGGACGATGTACTGTAGCAGCATTGAGTAAGGCTGGCTATATAGTCTATGAGTTCAGTCGCCGGGATGTTCCGGTAGAAGGCGTGAAGCATATGTGCGTAGATGTGACAGATGAGGCTTCCGTGCAGGAAGCCGTTGGGCAGATCCTTTTGGAAAGAGGAAGTATCGAGATTCTTGTAAACTGCGCAGGTTTTGGTATTTCCGGGGCGGTGGAATTTACAGAGTTAAAACAGGCGAAAGCACAATTTGATGTAAATTTTTTCGGAACTGTCAATGTAAGCAGAGCTGTTCTTCCTTCTATGCGCAGACAGCACAGAGGGCATATTGTCAATATCAGTTCTGTGGCAGCGGTGGCACACATTCCGTTTCAGGCGTTTTATTCAGCCAGTAAAGCAGCAGTGTCTTCTTATTCCTGCGCGCTTGATAATGAAGTAAGTCCTTATGGTGTCAGGGTAACAGCAGTAGAACTTGGAGATATTCATACCGGTTTTACCCAGGCCAGACAAAAGATAGTTTTGGGTGATGATGAATACGGTGGCCGTATTTCACACGGTGTCAGTCAGATGGAGAAAGATGAACTAAGTGGGATGTCGCCGGAGATTATTGGTACATATATTGCGCGAATTGCACAGAAAAAGAACTGCGCACCAATTTGTGTGGCGGGTGTGAAGTATAAGATTCTGAGATTCTTATGTAAAATTCTGCCGTGTACATTACGGGGAAAGATTGTTGGTTCTATTTACGCAAAATAA